One genomic region from Mesorhizobium terrae encodes:
- the tmk gene encoding dTMP kinase, with protein MASGFFITFEGGEGAGKSTQIKRLAERLRTKKYDVMVTREPGGSPGAEAVRHVLLSGLAEPFGPKMEALLFAAARSDHVEQVIRPAIERGAVVLCDRFIDSSRVYQGATGGLDPAYVDALQRVAINGMVPNLTLIFDIDPTEGLRRAAERRNAGEVPDRFEKETLAIQQRRREAYLAIAKAEPKRCVVIDASGDLEQVEHAVTAAVFAALDKGKPTRASHKAPA; from the coding sequence TTGGCGAGCGGATTCTTCATCACTTTCGAAGGCGGCGAGGGCGCCGGCAAGTCGACGCAGATCAAGCGTCTGGCCGAGCGTCTGCGCACCAAGAAATATGATGTCATGGTCACCCGGGAGCCGGGCGGTTCGCCAGGTGCCGAAGCGGTGCGCCACGTGCTTTTGTCGGGCCTTGCCGAACCCTTCGGGCCGAAAATGGAGGCGCTGTTGTTTGCCGCGGCCCGCTCGGACCATGTCGAACAAGTGATCCGGCCGGCGATCGAGCGCGGAGCGGTTGTGTTGTGCGATCGTTTCATCGATTCGTCACGGGTCTACCAGGGTGCCACCGGCGGGCTGGATCCAGCCTATGTCGATGCGCTCCAGCGCGTTGCCATCAACGGAATGGTGCCGAACCTGACCCTGATCTTCGACATCGATCCGACCGAGGGACTACGTCGCGCCGCCGAGCGGCGCAATGCCGGCGAGGTTCCCGATCGTTTCGAGAAGGAGACGCTCGCCATCCAGCAACGCCGCCGCGAAGCCTATCTGGCAATCGCCAAGGCGGAGCCGAAGCGCTGTGTGGTCATCGACGCGTCCGGCGATCTGGAACAGGTCGAGCATGCGGTGACCGCCGCCGTTTTCGCCGCACTCGACAAGGGCAAGCCGACACGCGCCAGCCATAAGGCGCCGGCATGA
- a CDS encoding septal ring lytic transglycosylase RlpA family protein — protein MQVPTRLRRISTYALLAVSAGLLAACASSEPTKTSKRERSKEYFSEAEYGVKASPRVAMGKHGFRRGGGRDQLGNPYQVRGKWYYPKEEQKYSRKGTASWYGEAFHGRLTANGEVYDISQITGAHPTMPLPSYARVTNLDNGSSIIVRVNDRGPYHEGRLIDLSKRAADMLGYSRIGTARVKVDYVGRAPLEGSDDSYLLASYHPGNRIPDPSDGLPTGVMVAMNGSSPSAPIAASAASIPFPGQAASVALAPAPLVVAQNSSIEGIVLPDFGPIVMPRPDMADVLPTPQNLPFKMATLSYAAERNQRSASAFAALEGPAAALGNWKQQNDPSDDYVAAGTFDSAVDAKKVAAALKAYGRVEIDQAKLDGRDWYSVNLYQDGRMTVDNMLEAAWSHGAPDAFAVRD, from the coding sequence ATGCAGGTACCGACGCGTCTTCGTCGCATTTCGACTTACGCGTTGTTGGCCGTCTCGGCCGGGCTTCTCGCAGCCTGCGCATCCTCTGAACCGACCAAGACCAGCAAGCGCGAACGCTCCAAGGAATATTTCTCGGAAGCCGAATATGGTGTGAAGGCCAGCCCGCGCGTCGCCATGGGCAAGCACGGTTTTCGCCGCGGCGGCGGCCGCGACCAGCTCGGCAATCCCTATCAGGTTCGCGGCAAGTGGTATTACCCGAAGGAAGAGCAGAAATATTCCAGGAAGGGCACTGCCTCGTGGTACGGCGAAGCCTTCCATGGTCGGCTCACCGCCAATGGCGAAGTCTACGACATTTCGCAGATCACCGGCGCGCATCCGACCATGCCGTTGCCCAGCTACGCCCGCGTCACCAATCTCGACAATGGCAGTTCCATCATCGTGCGTGTCAACGATCGCGGGCCTTATCACGAAGGGCGGCTGATCGATCTGTCGAAACGGGCGGCCGACATGCTGGGCTACTCCCGGATCGGCACCGCCAGGGTCAAGGTCGACTATGTAGGCCGCGCTCCGCTCGAGGGCAGCGACGATTCCTATCTCCTGGCTTCCTACCATCCCGGCAACAGGATCCCCGATCCATCCGACGGCCTGCCGACCGGCGTCATGGTTGCCATGAACGGCTCGTCGCCAAGCGCGCCGATTGCCGCCAGTGCGGCAAGCATCCCGTTCCCCGGCCAGGCCGCGAGTGTCGCACTAGCACCGGCACCGTTGGTGGTGGCGCAGAACAGCTCCATCGAAGGCATCGTCCTGCCGGATTTCGGGCCGATCGTCATGCCGCGTCCGGATATGGCCGATGTGCTGCCGACGCCGCAGAACCTTCCATTCAAGATGGCGACCCTGTCTTATGCCGCCGAACGCAACCAGCGCTCGGCTTCGGCCTTTGCCGCGCTCGAAGGGCCGGCGGCGGCGCTAGGCAACTGGAAACAGCAGAACGACCCGTCCGATGATTATGTCGCTGCCGGCACCTTCGACAGCGCTGTGGACGCAAAGAAAGTCGCTGCAGCGCTCAAGGCCTATGGTCGCGTCGAAATCGACCAGGCAAAGCTCGACGGCAGGGACTGGTATTCGGTCAATCTCTATCAGGACGGCCGCATGACCGTCGATAACATGCTGGAAGCAGCCTGGAGCCATGGCGCGCCGGATGCATTCGCGGTGCGCGACTGA
- a CDS encoding DNA polymerase III subunit delta' produces MSFERLAPEQHDTLDGVPEPAENPHLVGHGDIAETLAAAYRAGKLPHALMLCGTAGIGKATLAFHLAHHLLRYPDGRSAPEALAVPDPTSSLHRQIAMGAHPSVLHLTRPMNDRTKTYKSVVTVDEIRKVGQFLSMTSHDGGYRVVIVDPADDMNTNAANALLKNLEEPPARTVFILIVHAPGSLLPTIRSRCQVLRLAPLAEDELTAVLDAVGQAVPDDAAQRAALAERAGGSARAAILLTQYGGLEIAGALEKLVSAGRVDIAKAHRLAETVAGRDQAIPFETFNRHALELLSDAASSAALSGDLRRAKLLSDAWQEARRVISETETYNLDKKQHALTMIDRLNSAMRM; encoded by the coding sequence ATGAGTTTCGAACGGCTGGCACCGGAACAGCATGATACGCTGGACGGCGTGCCGGAACCGGCCGAGAATCCGCACCTTGTTGGCCACGGTGACATCGCGGAGACGCTGGCCGCCGCCTATCGGGCTGGCAAGCTGCCGCATGCGCTGATGTTGTGCGGCACCGCGGGTATCGGCAAGGCGACCCTGGCTTTCCATCTTGCGCACCACCTTCTGCGTTATCCCGACGGCAGATCGGCGCCGGAAGCGCTTGCCGTTCCTGATCCGACCTCATCGCTGCACCGCCAGATCGCCATGGGTGCGCACCCATCGGTGCTGCATCTGACGCGACCGATGAACGATCGCACCAAGACCTATAAGAGCGTTGTTACCGTCGACGAAATCCGCAAGGTCGGCCAGTTCCTGTCGATGACCTCCCATGACGGTGGCTACAGGGTGGTGATCGTCGATCCAGCCGACGACATGAATACCAATGCAGCCAATGCGTTATTGAAGAATCTTGAAGAACCACCTGCAAGAACGGTCTTCATCCTCATCGTCCATGCACCCGGCAGCTTGTTGCCGACGATCCGATCGCGTTGCCAGGTGTTGCGGCTTGCTCCGCTCGCCGAGGACGAATTGACGGCCGTGCTGGATGCGGTCGGTCAAGCAGTGCCGGATGACGCCGCACAGCGTGCTGCGTTGGCCGAGCGGGCAGGGGGCAGCGCCCGCGCCGCCATCCTGCTCACCCAATATGGCGGCCTGGAAATTGCGGGGGCACTGGAAAAGCTGGTATCGGCGGGCAGGGTGGATATCGCCAAGGCGCATCGGCTGGCTGAGACGGTTGCCGGTCGCGATCAGGCCATTCCGTTCGAGACGTTCAACCGTCATGCTCTGGAATTGCTCTCTGACGCGGCAAGTTCGGCGGCGTTGAGTGGCGATCTAAGGCGCGCCAAGCTGCTGTCGGATGCTTGGCAAGAAGCGCGGCGTGTAATATCTGAGACTGAAACCTACAATCTCGACAAGAAGCAGCACGCGCTTACGATGATCGACCGCCTGAATTCTGCAATGCGAATGTGA
- a CDS encoding D-alanyl-D-alanine carboxypeptidase family protein, which yields MISKSRTPLALASLFGIALLVLSAMPAAAQLFETKAAAAFMIDAETGTVLFSKQPDKPIQPASLAKLMTLEMAFNAVKGGRLTINDTFVVSENAWRKGGAPSGTSTMFAALKSAIRIEDLMKGIAVQAANDGCIILAEGFAGSEENFALQMNEHARQIGLPISTFVNATGLPAGGQKTTVRELTQLALRLSREYPDLYAYFGLKDFTWNKITQRNRNPLLAMDIGADGLAVGASEQDGFGIVGSLNQGGRRVVATMSGLASDRERAEEARKLLEWGLRSFEKTEVFAKDETVGEAQVFGGAKSGVALKAKGPIDLLLPIAGRDKVTARIVYNGPLPAPVEAGQPVGALRIWIGDTLSQETPLFAAETVEVGSMPRRAIDAVKEIAVGWLR from the coding sequence ATGATTTCGAAATCCCGCACTCCTTTGGCCTTGGCCAGCCTGTTCGGCATCGCGCTTCTCGTGCTCTCGGCTATGCCGGCAGCCGCGCAACTGTTCGAGACCAAGGCGGCGGCCGCCTTCATGATCGACGCCGAAACCGGCACGGTGTTGTTTTCCAAACAACCCGACAAGCCGATCCAGCCGGCCTCGCTCGCCAAGCTGATGACGCTGGAAATGGCCTTCAATGCGGTGAAGGGTGGTCGGCTCACGATCAACGACACCTTCGTGGTCAGCGAAAACGCCTGGCGCAAGGGGGGCGCCCCATCCGGCACCTCCACCATGTTTGCGGCCCTCAAATCGGCCATCCGCATCGAAGACCTGATGAAGGGTATCGCCGTTCAGGCCGCCAACGATGGCTGCATCATCCTCGCCGAAGGATTTGCGGGTTCCGAAGAGAATTTCGCCCTGCAGATGAATGAACATGCCCGCCAGATCGGGCTGCCGATTTCGACCTTCGTCAACGCCACCGGCTTGCCGGCCGGCGGCCAGAAGACGACTGTTCGCGAACTTACCCAGCTGGCTTTGCGCCTGTCGCGCGAATATCCGGACCTCTACGCCTATTTCGGGCTGAAGGACTTCACCTGGAACAAGATCACGCAGCGCAACCGCAACCCGCTATTGGCCATGGATATCGGCGCTGACGGGCTGGCGGTCGGCGCCAGCGAACAGGACGGATTCGGTATCGTCGGTTCGCTCAACCAGGGCGGCAGGCGGGTCGTTGCAACGATGAGCGGGCTGGCCAGCGACCGCGAACGCGCCGAGGAGGCACGCAAGCTCCTCGAATGGGGCCTGCGTTCCTTCGAAAAGACCGAGGTCTTCGCCAAGGATGAGACAGTTGGCGAGGCGCAAGTGTTCGGTGGCGCCAAATCCGGTGTGGCGCTGAAGGCCAAGGGGCCGATCGATCTCCTGCTGCCCATTGCTGGCCGCGACAAGGTCACCGCTCGCATCGTCTACAATGGCCCGCTGCCAGCGCCGGTGGAAGCCGGGCAGCCGGTCGGCGCGCTGCGCATCTGGATCGGCGATACGCTGAGCCAGGAAACGCCGCTGTTCGCGGCCGAGACAGTGGAGGTTGGCTCCATGCCGCGCCGCGCCATCGACGCCGTCAAGGAAATCGCGGTTGGTTGGTTGCGATAG
- a CDS encoding autotransporter domain-containing protein — protein sequence MGTVQLDAGKQLDIAGVDKESRFEGQVVGAGSLRKSGSGELILTKANSYSGGTVFNNGAIRATADGALGTGKITVEDDNTELILGETGGVTLNNEIAFNIPGNQGASVRVDEGNISTLSGTLRDLSSPGKNDVMFHKTGLGRLTLTGTTEGNVRHQAGRLQVDGTATSVGVMRDAVLGGNGTIDDLWISGGGILEGTSGQQLTAGKLFADGEGGPALINVRLGQPGGPALFKVLGDLTLSATFNVSDAGGFGQGVYRLIDYGGTFTNNGIGIGTTPDGYKKEDLVLQTSIAKQINLVVGGAGPDKNILFWDGADSEGNGAIDGGSGTWAAQQPNWTSADGSANTAWGGRFAVFQGTAGTVNVVADGEPIKITGMQFASDGYRVEGGNLALNQAETNIRVGDGSAAGSQMTATIASGLTGTGAIVKDDLGTLVLTGANTYLGNTIVRAGTLVGNAGSIRNAIANAGKVVFDQGDDATFAGAIGGTGTMVKNGAGKLTLTGASGLDWTVDRGTLASATDRFGGDVEIGAEGMTRFDQAASGAYAGIVSGEGALRLNTGSGNTVRLTGDSSAFDGFTTVESGALDIAGKLGGELLMRDGTLLGGTGMVGSTTIASGATIAPGNSIGTLAVAGDFLQEAGSVYHAEIDAGGSSDRIAVGGRATLQGGTVRVTKLAGSYNRTIRYTILSAVGGVTGKYAVLDQDRPFLNMALGYGANDVYLDMVRNSTAFCDAAQTRNQCSAARGAESLGAGNSVYNAIAAVSDQAMARQAFDALSGEAHASTRSALVDDSRFLREAANRRVREAFAEPGETLGGVWLQGFGSWGSTQTTVETAALHRSIGGLFVGADGEIGDNWRAGVVAGYSSSTLKADARASSASVKSYTLGAYAGAEWGAWTLRGGLAHAWHDVEAARSVAFDGFKDSLKSDYDARTTQFYSEVGYAMHAGGMRFEPFAGLAIVHVASEGFREKGGAAALDGRAGSDTVPFTTFGMHAETQLIVGTEAVLKARGMLGWRHAFGDVTPDAGLRFVSGGSAFAISGAPIARDSLVLETGLDLAIGAATTLGISYTGNLGGDASDHSMKGNLSIRF from the coding sequence ATGGGCACCGTACAACTCGATGCCGGCAAGCAGCTGGACATCGCCGGTGTCGATAAGGAATCGCGCTTCGAAGGCCAGGTCGTCGGCGCCGGATCACTGAGGAAATCAGGCTCCGGAGAACTGATCCTCACGAAGGCCAACAGCTATTCTGGTGGTACGGTGTTCAACAACGGTGCCATCCGGGCGACTGCCGACGGCGCCCTCGGCACCGGCAAGATTACCGTTGAGGACGACAACACGGAACTGATCCTCGGCGAAACCGGGGGCGTAACGCTCAACAACGAAATCGCCTTCAACATCCCAGGTAACCAGGGCGCGTCCGTCAGGGTCGACGAGGGCAATATTTCCACCCTTTCTGGGACGTTGCGGGACCTGTCGTCTCCCGGGAAAAACGATGTGATGTTTCACAAGACCGGCCTTGGCAGGCTGACGCTGACGGGCACGACCGAAGGCAATGTTCGACACCAGGCGGGGCGCCTTCAGGTCGACGGAACTGCCACATCCGTGGGCGTGATGCGCGACGCGGTGCTGGGGGGAAATGGAACGATCGATGATCTCTGGATCAGCGGCGGCGGCATCCTCGAAGGCACGTCAGGCCAACAACTGACAGCGGGGAAACTCTTCGCCGATGGCGAGGGTGGCCCGGCATTGATCAACGTGCGCCTTGGCCAGCCCGGCGGTCCGGCTTTGTTCAAGGTGCTGGGCGACTTGACGCTCAGTGCCACCTTCAACGTCTCCGACGCCGGCGGCTTCGGGCAGGGCGTCTACCGGCTGATCGACTATGGCGGCACCTTCACCAACAATGGCATCGGCATCGGCACCACGCCGGACGGCTACAAGAAGGAAGACCTCGTCCTCCAGACTTCGATCGCCAAGCAGATCAATCTGGTTGTCGGCGGTGCCGGGCCGGACAAGAACATCCTGTTCTGGGACGGGGCGGATTCGGAAGGCAACGGCGCCATCGACGGCGGCAGCGGCACCTGGGCGGCCCAGCAGCCCAACTGGACCAGTGCCGATGGCAGCGCCAACACGGCCTGGGGCGGCCGCTTCGCCGTGTTCCAGGGTACTGCCGGCACCGTCAATGTCGTTGCCGATGGCGAGCCGATCAAGATCACCGGCATGCAGTTCGCCTCGGACGGTTACCGCGTCGAAGGTGGCAATCTGGCGCTGAACCAGGCCGAGACCAACATCCGCGTCGGCGACGGCAGTGCCGCCGGCAGCCAGATGACCGCCACCATCGCCTCCGGCCTCACCGGCACCGGCGCGATCGTCAAGGACGACCTCGGCACCCTGGTGCTGACCGGTGCCAACACCTATCTGGGCAACACCATCGTGCGGGCCGGCACCCTGGTCGGCAATGCCGGCTCGATCCGCAACGCCATCGCCAATGCCGGCAAGGTCGTCTTCGACCAGGGTGACGACGCCACCTTCGCCGGCGCCATCGGCGGCACCGGCACCATGGTCAAGAACGGCGCCGGCAAGCTCACCTTGACGGGTGCCAGCGGCCTCGACTGGACGGTCGACCGTGGCACGCTGGCCTCGGCCACCGACCGTTTCGGCGGCGATGTCGAGATCGGCGCCGAGGGCATGACGCGTTTCGACCAGGCCGCCTCCGGCGCCTATGCCGGCATCGTCTCGGGTGAGGGAGCGCTGCGCCTCAATACAGGCAGCGGCAACACCGTCAGGCTGACGGGTGACTCCTCGGCCTTCGACGGCTTCACCACCGTGGAGAGCGGCGCGCTCGACATCGCCGGCAAGCTCGGCGGCGAACTCCTGATGCGCGACGGCACCTTGCTTGGCGGCACCGGCATGGTCGGCTCCACCACCATCGCCTCCGGCGCCACCATCGCGCCCGGCAACTCGATCGGCACGCTGGCCGTCGCCGGCGACTTCCTGCAGGAGGCGGGCTCGGTCTACCATGCCGAGATCGATGCAGGCGGTTCTTCGGATCGCATCGCCGTCGGCGGCCGCGCTACCCTGCAGGGCGGCACCGTGCGTGTCACCAAGCTCGCCGGCTCCTACAACCGCACCATCCGCTACACCATCCTGAGCGCGGTCGGCGGTGTCACCGGCAAATACGCCGTGCTCGACCAGGACCGGCCGTTCCTCAACATGGCGCTGGGTTATGGCGCCAACGACGTCTATCTCGACATGGTGCGCAACAGCACCGCCTTCTGCGATGCCGCCCAAACCCGCAACCAGTGTTCGGCCGCACGTGGCGCCGAAAGCCTCGGTGCCGGCAACAGCGTCTACAACGCCATTGCCGCCGTCAGCGACCAGGCCATGGCGCGCCAAGCCTTCGACGCATTGTCGGGCGAGGCCCATGCCTCGACAAGAAGCGCGCTTGTCGACGACAGCCGCTTCCTGCGCGAGGCGGCCAACCGGCGGGTACGCGAGGCCTTCGCCGAACCCGGCGAGACGCTGGGCGGCGTGTGGCTGCAGGGTTTTGGCAGCTGGGGCTCGACGCAGACGACGGTCGAGACGGCGGCACTGCACCGCTCCATCGGCGGCCTCTTCGTCGGCGCCGACGGCGAGATCGGCGACAACTGGCGCGCCGGTGTCGTGGCCGGTTATTCCTCCAGCACGCTCAAGGCTGATGCGCGCGCTTCCTCGGCTTCGGTCAAGAGTTACACGCTGGGTGCCTATGCCGGTGCCGAATGGGGTGCCTGGACGCTGCGTGGCGGCCTTGCCCATGCCTGGCATGATGTCGAGGCGGCGCGCTCCGTTGCCTTCGACGGCTTCAAGGACAGTCTCAAGTCCGACTACGATGCCCGCACCACCCAGTTCTACAGCGAGGTCGGTTATGCCATGCATGCTGGCGGCATGCGCTTCGAGCCGTTCGCCGGCCTTGCCATCGTGCATGTCGCCTCCGAAGGCTTTCGCGAGAAGGGCGGGGCGGCCGCACTCGACGGTCGTGCCGGCAGCGACACCGTGCCGTTCACCACCTTCGGCATGCATGCCGAGACGCAGCTGATCGTCGGCACCGAGGCGGTCCTGAAGGCGCGCGGCATGCTGGGCTGGCGCCATGCCTTCGGCGACGTGACGCCGGATGCGGGCTTGCGCTTCGTCAGCGGCGGCTCCGCCTTCGCCATCTCCGGCGCGCCGATCGCCCGCGACAGCCTGGTGCTTGAAACCGGCCTCGACCTCGCCATCGGCGCCGCCACCACGCTCGGCATCTCCTACACCGGCAATCTCGGCGGCGATGCCTCCGACCACTCCATGAAGGGCAACCTCTCCATCCGCTTCTGA